Within the Emticicia oligotrophica DSM 17448 genome, the region AACGCCTGCTCCTACCAAAGCAAAGCCAACAATAGCGGTGAAAGTATAAGGAAAGGTAACAGCCAAAGCAATTCCGAGTGTTGAGATAACTCCTCCTCCACGAAGCACGGCATTCGCCCCAAAACGAGGAATCAGGGCATCACCAAGAAAACGCCCTAAAGCCATAAACATTGAATATCCAGCCAAACCCCAACCAATAAAATAATCATCGGTCTGAACTACTTCACGCATATACACCGCCGTCCAATCGGCCATTGTTCCTTCTGTTACATTTGTGCATAAGCTTATGAGTATCATTAATAACAAAGCTCCTTTCGGAAGTATAAATTTTGCTCCAGGAGCAGACCCTCCACCGTTTTCGTTTTCTTGTATTTTTTCTTCGTGAATCCCCAAAATAGTTGGTCGAAGAAATAATACCATTGCCGTAATTACCAAAGCGATTGCTGCCATTTGATAAGCAGGCACTATTTTCATTCCTTGTAGGACACTTGCAGCTATAGAACCAAACATCAAGCCTGCACTAAACATTCCGTGACAAGTGGACATGATATTAATTTTGTACTGATGCTCAAGACTTGTTACACAAGTATTCATCGCAACATTCGTTACCGAAAGACACATACCAACAATCGCAAGACCAAGAGAAGTGAGTGGCAGCCAATCAGCCCCTACCGGAACAATATAAGTTGTAGCTAATAAAATTAAACCCAAAATAGTTGTATTAAGCATTCCGAATCGATTAATAAAAAAGGTCGAAAACGGATTCATCAAAGTTGCTCCAATCGGGAAACTCAGTAATAATAAACCTAATTGAGCATCATTCAGATCAAATTTTTGCTTAACAAAGGGAATAAGCGTTGCCCAATTACCGAATAAAAAGCCAACCGAAATAAAAACCATTCCGATAGCTAAACTCTGACGATGTGTAAAAAAAGTGCGTAAATGTATAAGCATTATCAATAAAATGTAGGACAGGTTTGCAACCTGTCAATGGTGCCCATTGGGCAGTTTCACTGGGTTCGTTAATCATGTTTGGATAGGTTATAAACCTGTCTTACTCACAATATCTTTGATTTTCTGATAAGTAAGTCCTTCATAATTAACAATATAATCATCACAAATAGGCAATTCTTCTTTCTTATACGTAGAAAGCACACCTACAACCTTAGCTCCAGCCGATTTTCCAGCCGTAACACCCGAAAATGAATCTTCAAAAACCACACATTTAGCGGGGTCAATACCTAAATTTTGGGCTGATTTCAAATACACTTCGGGGTTTGGTTTATGAGCAGTTACATCTTCACTTGAAAGCAATGATTCCATTTTTTCACGAAGGGGAAGTTTACTCAAAATCAATTCCATATTCAAATAAGGAGCCGAAGTAGCAATACCCGTTTTAACACCATTGGCCTTTAGGTCTTCAATGAATGTTAATAAACCTGAAATTGGCTTTACTTCTTCATCGTAGATTTCACGAAATAATGCTTCTTTCTCAAACTCCATACGGGCAAATTCTTCTCCAACAATTTCTCTTTTAAAGAAATGTTTTAAAATATAGCTATTGCTTTTTCCATACATATGGGCAATGAATTCTTCTTCACTTGAAGCGATTCCATGCTTATCAAGGTAAGCTTTCCAAGCTAATGAATGATAGGGATTAGTATCACAAATGACCCCATCCATGTCGAAAATTACGGCGAACGGTGTTTCCAATGGTTTAAGATTTTTTGCAAAAATACAGTTTTTAGTGGCTTTTTTTTTCAATTTGATTTGCTAAAAATAGTACTGGATTGACAATTGTTGTGTTAAAGTCCTTATTTTTGCTTCTTAAAGCCGTCATTTTCAATCTATTAAACATTCAATTCGATGTCCCCAAAGTCTTCATTTTTGTTTAATAAAGCCTTTTTTTTAACACTACTACTTTTATGCAAAACATTTATTTCTTACGCTCAAATCAGTATTAGCTTCCCAGTAAATAGAATCGTCTTCCAAAGAAATAACGATAATACTGGTTTTGTCAATATCGTAGGTTCCTATACAGAAGCCATTGACAAAGTAGAAGCAAAACTTACGCCTATCGCCAAAGACCAAGGTACTGAAACCGACTGGATACTTATCCAAGACCAACCAAAAGCTGGTTATTTTACTGGAAAAATAGAAGGAAAAGGTGGTTGGTATAAGCTTGATGTAAGAGCAACCAAAAATGGGAATATTATAAAAACCATTTCGGTAGAAAAAGTTGGTATTGGAGAAGTCTTTATCGCTTTAGGTCAATCTAACGCACAAGGAATTCCTAATTATGGGGCTAAAGGATCCACCGACGATAGGGTAAACACCATTAATTTTCAGAATAGCCAAGTTTTAGACCCACTACCTGAAAATCTTAATTTTGTACAATTGGGCGAAGGTGTGAATATTGCCCCTCAAGGCGATGGCCCGTGGTGTTATGGAGAACTGGGTGATAGGCTGGCCAAACGTTTAAATGTACCAATTGCATTTTTCAATGAAGGTCTTTTGCTAGTTTCTGTCATTAATTGGCGAGAAAGTGCGGAAGGTCAACCAACTTTCAATTTTGTTTTGGATGTCGGTGGGCGTTTTCAACTTCCAGGTGGCCTCCCCTACGTAAACCTTAAAAATACACTACAATATTATGGTGCATTGATGGGGGTTCGTTCGTTGCTTTGGATTCAAGGTGAAACCGACAATCTCCCCAATCGACTTTCAGCCGATACTTATGCCTCTAATCTTCAAAAAGTGATTGATATTTCAAGACGAGATTTTGATGATAAACTTACATGGATGGTTTCTCGTACCTCTATTACTTATCAAGCCCCCTCAAACCCAGAAATTATCGAAGGTCAAAATCGGATTATCAAAAAAACTGGCAATAATGTTTTTGCTGGTCCTTTCACCGATAACCTACAAAACCCAAGGCCAGATAATGTGCATTTTCAGAATATTCCGGGAAATATGGGAATATCACTTTTAGCAGAAAATTGGGACAAAGCCATGGATGATAATTTTTTCAAAAATTCAACGCCTGTCATTGCCAAAGCAATTCTTGAACCCGAAATTTCATGTGATTCCAGCAATCGTGTTAATTTAAAATTACCCGAAGGTATGCAAAGCTACGAATGGTCAAATAAGGCAAAAACTAAGCAAATTACTGTTGATAAAGGTATTTTTACAGCTATCGTAAAAGACAAGAATGGCAATAAACGATTAGTGCCAACGATTAATACCAATTGGGTTTATTTTGCACAAAAACCGAGTATAACTGCTGATAAAAACTTCGAATTTTGTACCGATGGAATTACCAAAATCGAACTCACAGCCAACCTTTTAGATGCGAAATCTTTTATTTGGAGTTCGGGAGAAACTACTCAAAAAATATCTTTAAGCACTTCTGGTGAATTTTCAGTAAGAGGAAAAACAGCACTAGGGTGTATTTCTGAAACTTCTGATAAAATTGTTATTAAAGCAAATCTAACCCCTGCACAACCTAAAATAGTAGTTTCTCCAGCTAATAATGTTTGTGAGGGTCAAAACATTACAATTACTACTGATAGTAAAGAAAAACTCATTTGGAGTAGTTCTGCCACTTCTAATTCGCTCACTTACAGCAATATAGGCAACTATGAAATTGCTGTTAGAGCCATTTCTTCGGCAGGATGTGTTTCAGCATCTTCTAATCTGGAAAAATTAAGCATCAACCCCACACCCAAACAGCCAACCCTTTCTCAAATTGGCCTTTATACTTTAAAGACCTTGAGCACAGATTTGACACCAAACGACCAATTCGAATGGCTAAAAGATAATACTGCTTTTTCAAAAACAAGTTTACAAAATATCAAAGTCACGCAAACAGGAAATTATCAAGTTTCAGTAAATAGAACTTACCAAACACCCAATAATCAAGCCATTAGCTGTCTATCTAAGCCTTCCAATTTAGTCAGTTATAAAAGCGGTACGCATATATTCTCGTTATATCCAAACCCCGCGAAAGATATAATGTATATAGACACTCAAGAATTACTGCAAAACGTTGAAGTAAGGTTTTATACCATATTGGGAGAAGAAGTTTTTAGATACCATGCCGATAACACCAACGAACCAATAGAAATGAATATTCGTAACTTAGAAAAGGGCTTTTACGTTGTCAAAATCATTAGCTATGATTTCGAAGATTCAGCCAATATAATAATCCAAAAATAACGAAACTATATCAGCTCAAAATTGGTTGAAGAAGTTTGAGCTATTCTTTTTAAAACTGGATGAACAATACCCCCAATACTCAATATACTAACGTTGAATCGCTTGACCCTAAACAACACATCATTATCAAGGGAGCGAAAGTAAACAATCTAAAAAACATTGATGTTGCTATTCCACGCAATAAATTGGTTGTCGTAACGGGCCTTTCCGGAAGTGGAAAATCTTCTTTGGCTTTTGATACACTTTTTGCCGAGGGGCAAAGAATGTACGTTGAGAGTTTAAGCTCGTATGCTCGTCAGTTTTTGGGGAGAATGGAAAAACCCGAAGTAGATTATATCAAAGGCGTTTCGCCAGCGATTGCTATCGAACAAAAAGTGGCCACTAAAAACCCTCGCTCGACAGTAGGTACAACCACCGAAATCTATGATTACCTCAAACTTCTTTTTGCTCGGGCAGGTATCACCTACTCGCCTGTTTCGGGGCAAGAAGTACGAAAAGATACCGTAACTGATGTAGTCAACTTTATTCTCTCGCATGAAGAAGGTACAAGGGTAATGGTTCTAACGCCTTTAAAAGTAAAAGAAGGAAGAAAAATTGAGAAAGAATTAGAACTCCTGTTACAAAAAGGCTATACGCGTATTGTTGTAGATGGCGAAATAAAACAAATTGAAGAACTCCAAGAAACCAAAACAAAGCTTTCTACTGAACAAGATTTAGAAATTCTAATTGATAGAGGTATTGTTAAACTCGACGATGAAGATACACAGTTTCGTTTCTCTGATTCTGTTCAAACAGCTTTTTTTGAAGGGGAAGGTGAATGTATTGTGGAGATTGTGCCCTCGACTTCGCTCGGGCAACAATCAACTTCACTTGGGCAACAATCAACTTCGATAGAGCAACAAATGCCCAAACAATCGATGCCCGAGCGTGGTAGCCGAGGGCCGAAAAGAAGTAAATTCTCAGATAAGTTTGAACTCGACGGAATAGCATTTGAAGAGCCAAGCGTAAATCTTTTCACATTCAATAATCCTTATGGAGCCTGCAAACGCTGCGAAGGCTACGGAAAAGTTTTGGGCATTGACCCAGAATTGGTGATTCCTGATAAAAACCTTTCAGTCTTTGAAGGAGCCATTGCTCCTTGGCGTACCGAACGCATGAGCGAATGGCTTACCCCGCTACTCAGAAATGGCATTCGTTTCGATTTTCCGATACATCGCTCTTATAAAGACTTATCGCCAGAAGAACAAAAATTACTTTGGACAGGCAATGCATATTTTCAAGGACTCGATGCTTTCTTTGCTGATATTGAAAGCCAAGTGCATAAAGTGCAATATCGGGTCATGCTTTCTCGCTACCGTGGCCGTACAGATTGCCCTGATTGTCGAGGTTCACGCCTGAGAAAAGATGCCAGTTATGTAAAAATTGGTGGCAAATCAATCGTCGATTTAGTATTAATGTCAATATCTGAAGTGGCAGAGTTTTTCAAGAACTTAGAGCTTCCAGAATATCAAAAAGCAGTTTCTAAAAGAATTTTAATCGAAATCAACAGTCGTTTAGAGTTCATGGAACGTGTAGGCTTAGGTTATCTTACGCTCAACCGCTTGGCTTCAACTTTATCGGGTGGTGAATTTCAACGTATCAAATTGGCTACTTCATTGGGGAGTTCGTTGGTTGGTTCGATGTATATTCTCGATGAACCAAGCATTGGTCTTCACCCACGTGATACCAAGCGTTTGGTAAGTGTACTTGAATCATTGCGTGATATGGGCAATACCGTTGTAGTGGTTGAACACGAGGAAGAAGTCATGCGTGCCGCTGACCAAATCATTGATATTGGCCCTAATGCTGGTACTTTGGGTGGTGAGTTAGTTTTTCAAGGTAGTTGGGAAGAAATTAACCAAACAGCAACAAATCAAGCCAGTATTTCGCATACCATCAATTTTTTGACAGGAATTGACCAAATTTCTACCCCAACTCAACGACGCCGTCCAACCGATTTTATTGAGTTAAAGGGAGCGAGAGAAAATAATTTAAAAGAAGTAGATGTGAAGTTTCCATTGGGCGTACTTACGGTCGTAACGGGCGTGAGTGGTTCAGGGAAATCGACATTAGTTCGTAAAATCTTATTCCCTGCAATTGCTCGTCTGAAAGGTGAATATAGCGAAGAAGCTGGAAAATATGCTGGTTTAGTAGGTTCACTCGACAGAATCACGCAGGTTGAAATGATTGACCAAAACCCAATTGGAAAATCTTCTCGTTCGAATCCTGTTACCTATATCAAAGCATACGATTATATTCGTCAGATGATGGCCGAACAACAGCTTTCAAAAGCACGAGATTATAAGCCTGCGTTTTTCTCTTTCAACGTTGATGGTGGACGTTGTGAAGCTTGCCAAGGTGAAGGAGAGCAAACCATCGAAATGCAATTTATGGCCGATGTACGCCTAAAATGTGAAAGTTGTGGCGGAAAGCGTTTCAAGCAGGAAATTCTGGAGGTAAAATATAATGAAAAAGATATTGCCGATATTTTGGCAATGACCGTTGACGAAGCCATTGAGTTTTTTAGCACCAGCGAGCCAAAACTGGCCGATAAACTTCGCCCATTACAAGATGTAGGCTTAGGATATATTCGTTTAGGACAATCGTCAAGCACACTTTCAGGCGGTGAAGCCCAACGTGTAAAATTGGCCTTTTTCTTGAGCAAAGGCAATGCCGATAAAGGCAAAACGCTTTTCGTATTCGATGAACCAACTACGGGTTTGCACTTCCACGATATCAAGAAATTATTGAAAGCCATCAATGCCTTAGTTGACCAAGGTGATACCGTAATTATTATCGAGCATAATATGGAGGTAATTAAATCGGCTGACTGGATTATTGATTTAGGACCAGAAGGTGGTGAAAAAGGCGGTTATTTGACATTTGAAGGAACACCCGAAGAAATGGTTAAACTCGAAGGAAATTATACAGCTGATTTTTTGAAAGGGAAAGTATAATAATCTGACTATAAACAACATTTTTACCTTTTTGCTGATTCATAAATTTGATTAATTTTGAAGAATCTTCAACCTAAGGTAAAAATGTTTTCATCAGAATTAATCGGCCACCTACATCCACTCATCGTACATTTACCCATCGGCATTCTGATTTTTGCCTATATAATGATGGTTCTTCAGTCGATTCAAAAATCAGACATGGAATCGGCTATTCATTTAGCTTTTCTTTTAGGAGCAATCTCATCGATATTTGCGTGCGTAGCGGGTTGGTTATTGGCTCAATCGGGTGACTATGAGACCGATGCTATCTTTAAACATCAATGGACTGGTATCAGCACTGCTATATTTAGTATGCTGGCTTGTTTCCTAAAAAAATATAGGTGGATTTTAGCCACTCTTAACATAATTTTACTAACAATTACGGGACATTTAGGCGGAAATCTCACGCATGGTGAGGATTATCTTTTTTCTTCTCAAAGTAAAACTCCAACCACAACAGATAGTACAACAATCGCTTCATTTGAAAATAATGATACCACTCAAAAAAACAACCAAACGCTCGTACGAAGGTCATTTGTTTACAGAGATAAGGTTGTGCCGATTCTGAAAACTAAGTGCTACAATTGCCACTCTGCCAGCAAAAAGAAAGGTGGTTTACGCTTAGATACAGAAACATTTATAAAAAAAGGTGGTAAAAATGGGCAAATTCTACTCCCTGGAAATCCAAGCAAAAGTACCTTATTTACTCATCTGATTTTACCAGAAGATGATGACAAACACATGCCACCAAAAGGGAAAACGCAACTTACCAAAAGTGAAATTTCGGCTATCCATTTTTGGATAAAAAAAGGAGCATCTTTCGCAGAAGAAATAGAAACCATCACGAATGAAAGTAATGTAACACCTATACCAAATTTAGCCATTCCCAATTCAAAAATCACTTCTGAAGAAATTACCAATATTCCTGTAAGCGAAAACGAAACTGACAAAAACACTGAAGTAAAATTACTCAGTCAGAATACGGAAGCGGCAAGCCCAGAAATTCTGGAAAAGTTAAAGCAACAAAATATCGGAATTGCTCATTTAGGTGATGGTTCAAATTACCTTTCGGCAAATTTTGTAAACGTCCGAAATTATCAACCATCCTTATTAGATAATTTAGAAAATATTACTAATCAACTTGTTAGGCTTCGACTCAGTAACCAGCCTATCAACGATGAGGCTGTTAAAAAAATCGCTAACTTTAAGAATCTAACGAGATTAAATCTCGAAAATACACGAATTTCCGATGTGTCTTTGGAGTATTTGAAAGCATTACCCAAGCTTCAACAACTCAATTTATATGGCAC harbors:
- a CDS encoding MFS transporter, which produces MLIHLRTFFTHRQSLAIGMVFISVGFLFGNWATLIPFVKQKFDLNDAQLGLLLLSFPIGATLMNPFSTFFINRFGMLNTTILGLILLATTYIVPVGADWLPLTSLGLAIVGMCLSVTNVAMNTCVTSLEHQYKINIMSTCHGMFSAGLMFGSIAASVLQGMKIVPAYQMAAIALVITAMVLFLRPTILGIHEEKIQENENGGGSAPGAKFILPKGALLLMILISLCTNVTEGTMADWTAVYMREVVQTDDYFIGWGLAGYSMFMALGRFLGDALIPRFGANAVLRGGGVISTLGIALAVTFPYTFTAIVGFALVGAGVSCGAPILYGSAARVPGMAKGAGLATMNTFSMAGFLAGPVFIGFISKSINLPFALSVVAILGLVWAFLVSRVKLY
- a CDS encoding HAD family hydrolase — its product is METPFAVIFDMDGVICDTNPYHSLAWKAYLDKHGIASSEEEFIAHMYGKSNSYILKHFFKREIVGEEFARMEFEKEALFREIYDEEVKPISGLLTFIEDLKANGVKTGIATSAPYLNMELILSKLPLREKMESLLSSEDVTAHKPNPEVYLKSAQNLGIDPAKCVVFEDSFSGVTAGKSAGAKVVGVLSTYKKEELPICDDYIVNYEGLTYQKIKDIVSKTGL
- a CDS encoding T9SS type A sorting domain-containing protein; its protein translation is MSPKSSFLFNKAFFLTLLLLCKTFISYAQISISFPVNRIVFQRNNDNTGFVNIVGSYTEAIDKVEAKLTPIAKDQGTETDWILIQDQPKAGYFTGKIEGKGGWYKLDVRATKNGNIIKTISVEKVGIGEVFIALGQSNAQGIPNYGAKGSTDDRVNTINFQNSQVLDPLPENLNFVQLGEGVNIAPQGDGPWCYGELGDRLAKRLNVPIAFFNEGLLLVSVINWRESAEGQPTFNFVLDVGGRFQLPGGLPYVNLKNTLQYYGALMGVRSLLWIQGETDNLPNRLSADTYASNLQKVIDISRRDFDDKLTWMVSRTSITYQAPSNPEIIEGQNRIIKKTGNNVFAGPFTDNLQNPRPDNVHFQNIPGNMGISLLAENWDKAMDDNFFKNSTPVIAKAILEPEISCDSSNRVNLKLPEGMQSYEWSNKAKTKQITVDKGIFTAIVKDKNGNKRLVPTINTNWVYFAQKPSITADKNFEFCTDGITKIELTANLLDAKSFIWSSGETTQKISLSTSGEFSVRGKTALGCISETSDKIVIKANLTPAQPKIVVSPANNVCEGQNITITTDSKEKLIWSSSATSNSLTYSNIGNYEIAVRAISSAGCVSASSNLEKLSINPTPKQPTLSQIGLYTLKTLSTDLTPNDQFEWLKDNTAFSKTSLQNIKVTQTGNYQVSVNRTYQTPNNQAISCLSKPSNLVSYKSGTHIFSLYPNPAKDIMYIDTQELLQNVEVRFYTILGEEVFRYHADNTNEPIEMNIRNLEKGFYVVKIISYDFEDSANIIIQK
- the uvrA gene encoding excinuclease ABC subunit UvrA, whose translation is MNNTPNTQYTNVESLDPKQHIIIKGAKVNNLKNIDVAIPRNKLVVVTGLSGSGKSSLAFDTLFAEGQRMYVESLSSYARQFLGRMEKPEVDYIKGVSPAIAIEQKVATKNPRSTVGTTTEIYDYLKLLFARAGITYSPVSGQEVRKDTVTDVVNFILSHEEGTRVMVLTPLKVKEGRKIEKELELLLQKGYTRIVVDGEIKQIEELQETKTKLSTEQDLEILIDRGIVKLDDEDTQFRFSDSVQTAFFEGEGECIVEIVPSTSLGQQSTSLGQQSTSIEQQMPKQSMPERGSRGPKRSKFSDKFELDGIAFEEPSVNLFTFNNPYGACKRCEGYGKVLGIDPELVIPDKNLSVFEGAIAPWRTERMSEWLTPLLRNGIRFDFPIHRSYKDLSPEEQKLLWTGNAYFQGLDAFFADIESQVHKVQYRVMLSRYRGRTDCPDCRGSRLRKDASYVKIGGKSIVDLVLMSISEVAEFFKNLELPEYQKAVSKRILIEINSRLEFMERVGLGYLTLNRLASTLSGGEFQRIKLATSLGSSLVGSMYILDEPSIGLHPRDTKRLVSVLESLRDMGNTVVVVEHEEEVMRAADQIIDIGPNAGTLGGELVFQGSWEEINQTATNQASISHTINFLTGIDQISTPTQRRRPTDFIELKGARENNLKEVDVKFPLGVLTVVTGVSGSGKSTLVRKILFPAIARLKGEYSEEAGKYAGLVGSLDRITQVEMIDQNPIGKSSRSNPVTYIKAYDYIRQMMAEQQLSKARDYKPAFFSFNVDGGRCEACQGEGEQTIEMQFMADVRLKCESCGGKRFKQEILEVKYNEKDIADILAMTVDEAIEFFSTSEPKLADKLRPLQDVGLGYIRLGQSSSTLSGGEAQRVKLAFFLSKGNADKGKTLFVFDEPTTGLHFHDIKKLLKAINALVDQGDTVIIIEHNMEVIKSADWIIDLGPEGGEKGGYLTFEGTPEEMVKLEGNYTADFLKGKV
- a CDS encoding c-type cytochrome domain-containing protein is translated as MFSSELIGHLHPLIVHLPIGILIFAYIMMVLQSIQKSDMESAIHLAFLLGAISSIFACVAGWLLAQSGDYETDAIFKHQWTGISTAIFSMLACFLKKYRWILATLNIILLTITGHLGGNLTHGEDYLFSSQSKTPTTTDSTTIASFENNDTTQKNNQTLVRRSFVYRDKVVPILKTKCYNCHSASKKKGGLRLDTETFIKKGGKNGQILLPGNPSKSTLFTHLILPEDDDKHMPPKGKTQLTKSEISAIHFWIKKGASFAEEIETITNESNVTPIPNLAIPNSKITSEEITNIPVSENETDKNTEVKLLSQNTEAASPEILEKLKQQNIGIAHLGDGSNYLSANFVNVRNYQPSLLDNLENITNQLVRLRLSNQPINDEAVKKIANFKNLTRLNLENTRISDVSLEYLKALPKLQQLNLYGTNITDKGLAVLTKYPNLKVIYLWQTKVSKSGIEQLKKSLPSLQIETGEFQFAKPDTNRNIR